From the genome of Halobellus litoreus, one region includes:
- a CDS encoding Rieske (2Fe-2S) protein, which translates to MDEDRRIVAAEKVTAQETVVFTAKDGFEKTEGLLTRLDDDTVVAFTNYCPHWRDVRLDKGSSALVRNGEIVCQKHGATFEKSSGQCDFGPCEGAVLDTFEVTVDDGAVYLTDDEFDAAEPGLSEERDLSSGGRIDF; encoded by the coding sequence ATGGACGAGGACCGCCGCATCGTCGCGGCCGAGAAGGTCACCGCCCAGGAGACGGTTGTATTCACCGCGAAAGACGGCTTCGAGAAGACTGAAGGGCTCCTCACTCGGCTCGACGACGACACCGTCGTCGCGTTCACGAACTACTGCCCGCACTGGCGGGACGTCCGCCTCGACAAGGGTTCGAGCGCCCTCGTCAGGAACGGCGAGATCGTCTGTCAAAAACACGGCGCGACGTTCGAGAAGTCGAGCGGCCAGTGCGACTTCGGGCCCTGCGAGGGCGCCGTCCTCGACACCTTCGAGGTGACCGTCGACGACGGCGCGGTGTACCTCACCGACGACGAGTTCGACGCCGCCGAACCGGGACTCTCAGAGGAGCGCGACCTCTCCTCGGGCGGACGGATCGACTTCTGA
- a CDS encoding dihydroneopterin aldolase family protein, with translation MPTDAEQACFEAGIKFGSLYHQFAGTPVSLTSAESLGRAMEESIENQPHCVDVDVEMRTDRIAAELAEQSADYTELTGRFLDVEMRIEYADVGVRTRMEMEGDYPRMKLVAVEE, from the coding sequence ATGCCCACGGACGCGGAACAGGCGTGCTTCGAGGCCGGAATCAAGTTCGGGTCGCTCTACCACCAGTTCGCGGGGACGCCCGTCAGTCTGACGAGCGCCGAGAGCCTCGGCCGAGCGATGGAGGAGTCGATCGAGAACCAACCTCACTGCGTCGACGTCGACGTCGAGATGCGAACCGATCGGATCGCGGCGGAACTGGCCGAGCAGTCCGCGGATTACACCGAACTGACGGGCCGATTCCTCGACGTCGAGATGCGGATCGAGTACGCGGACGTCGGCGTCCGCACGCGGATGGAGATGGAGGGCGACTACCCCCGTATGAAACTCGTCGCCGTCGAGGAGTGA
- a CDS encoding GtrA family protein gives MVRETVDALVSGVRFGKFVSVGAIGAVFDVTTTTALIVGLGVLGEYAKLVGAEVAIVVMFAINERWTFSELGAPGTLPTLKRFLRSNLVRSGGLAVQFLVVRALRQLDLSVVVLGFDLWQLIPIPIAIGASMFLNYVAESLITWRVTGS, from the coding sequence ATGGTCCGGGAGACGGTCGACGCGCTCGTCTCGGGCGTCCGATTCGGGAAGTTCGTCTCCGTCGGCGCGATCGGCGCCGTCTTCGACGTCACCACGACCACGGCGCTCATCGTCGGCCTCGGCGTTCTCGGCGAGTACGCGAAACTCGTGGGCGCGGAGGTCGCCATCGTCGTGATGTTCGCGATCAACGAGCGCTGGACGTTCTCCGAACTCGGCGCGCCGGGCACCCTTCCGACGCTGAAGCGCTTCCTGCGCTCGAACCTGGTTCGCAGCGGCGGCCTCGCCGTCCAGTTCCTGGTCGTGCGCGCGCTCAGGCAACTCGACCTCTCCGTGGTCGTGCTCGGCTTCGACCTCTGGCAGTTGATCCCGATTCCGATCGCGATCGGCGCGTCGATGTTCCTGAACTACGTCGCCGAGAGCCTCATCACGTGGCGCGTGACGGGGTCGTGA
- a CDS encoding aminotransferase class IV, translating to MSDLQYHVDGDLVPADAATVSVRDRGFMYGDAVFETLRAYGGDVFRWDAHAERLAGSAAAISLDHGLSDDDLKRRVDETLAANDLDDAYVKLSVTRGVQPGKLTPSPDVDPTVVVQVKPLPRGGVGSGPIWDGPATLQTVKTRRIPDAALPSRAKTHNYLNGILARLELRVSDADEAVMLDGDGHLAEGATSNLFFVDEEALCTPSLDGPVLPGITRAAVLDIARDEGIPVREGAFTLDDLRGAREAFVTNTTWEVRPVATVDGIDVGGGPVTTLFQRLYDERVEAAHYGGDASPAGGADDGSDGELDGA from the coding sequence GTGAGCGATCTCCAGTACCACGTCGACGGCGATCTCGTCCCCGCCGACGCGGCGACCGTGAGCGTCCGCGATCGGGGATTTATGTACGGCGACGCGGTGTTCGAGACGCTGCGGGCCTACGGCGGCGACGTGTTTCGCTGGGACGCTCACGCCGAGCGCCTCGCCGGCTCCGCGGCGGCGATCTCGCTCGATCACGGGCTCTCGGACGACGACCTGAAGCGACGCGTCGACGAGACGCTGGCCGCGAACGACCTCGACGACGCCTACGTGAAGCTCTCGGTCACCCGCGGCGTTCAGCCGGGGAAGCTGACGCCCAGTCCCGACGTCGACCCGACGGTCGTCGTCCAGGTGAAGCCGCTGCCGCGCGGCGGCGTCGGGAGCGGTCCCATCTGGGACGGCCCGGCGACGCTCCAGACCGTGAAGACGCGGCGGATCCCCGACGCGGCGCTGCCCTCGCGGGCGAAGACGCACAACTACCTCAACGGGATCCTTGCCCGACTCGAACTCCGTGTCTCCGACGCCGACGAGGCGGTGATGCTCGACGGCGACGGCCACCTCGCGGAAGGCGCGACGAGCAACCTCTTCTTCGTCGACGAGGAGGCCCTCTGCACGCCGAGCCTCGACGGCCCGGTGCTCCCGGGAATCACCCGCGCGGCGGTGCTCGACATCGCCCGCGACGAGGGAATCCCGGTCCGAGAGGGCGCGTTCACGCTCGACGACCTCCGGGGGGCCCGGGAGGCGTTCGTGACGAACACGACCTGGGAGGTCAGACCAGTGGCGACGGTCGACGGCATCGACGTCGGCGGCGGCCCGGTGACGACCCTCTTTCAGCGACTCTACGACGAGCGCGTCGAGGCGGCGCACTACGGCGGCGACGCTTCGCCCGCCGGGGGCGCGGACGACGGGTCCGACGGCGAGCTCGACGGCGCGTAG
- a CDS encoding sugar ABC transporter permease: MSTEQRTGDAPTSGKSGPYASAVGWMENLSETQYAYLLLTPAFLLLGVIAFWPLLSTFRISMFADSFGQASVGNFVGIGNYVAIITGERTALLPSPFLPESLTMTAMFNSALAVTVLFTVISVFFETIIGFVQALVLDQEFRGRRWVRVAIILPWAIPIVVQGMIFYLMFQPNVGFLVGTSDNPALLNQLGLLSTTPLANAQDATMIAIVADIWKTTAFMALLILAGMQSIDRGLYDVAKVAGASAWQRFKYVTFPIILPTVMVAMLFRTIQAMRVYGLIETVAGCTTVPSLSCLVVTTFNNRMLGSSATIAFITAAIIAVAVSVYIVGYVRGGQ; this comes from the coding sequence ATGAGTACGGAACAACGAACAGGAGACGCTCCCACGAGCGGTAAGTCCGGGCCGTACGCCTCCGCAGTCGGGTGGATGGAAAACCTCTCGGAGACCCAGTACGCGTATCTCCTCTTGACCCCCGCGTTCCTGCTTCTGGGCGTCATCGCGTTCTGGCCGCTGCTGTCGACGTTCAGAATCTCGATGTTCGCCGACAGCTTCGGACAGGCCAGCGTCGGGAACTTCGTGGGGATCGGGAACTACGTGGCTATCATCACCGGAGAACGCACGGCGCTGTTGCCGTCGCCGTTCCTTCCGGAAAGTCTCACGATGACGGCGATGTTCAACAGCGCGCTCGCGGTGACGGTGCTTTTCACCGTCATCAGCGTGTTCTTCGAGACGATCATCGGATTCGTGCAGGCGCTCGTGCTCGACCAGGAGTTCCGCGGTCGGCGGTGGGTCCGCGTGGCGATCATCCTGCCGTGGGCGATTCCGATCGTCGTCCAGGGGATGATCTTCTACCTGATGTTCCAGCCGAACGTCGGCTTCCTGGTCGGCACCTCCGATAACCCCGCCCTCCTGAATCAGTTGGGCCTGCTGTCGACGACGCCCCTCGCGAACGCCCAGGACGCGACGATGATCGCCATCGTGGCCGACATCTGGAAGACGACGGCGTTCATGGCGCTCCTGATTCTCGCGGGGATGCAGTCGATCGACCGCGGCCTCTACGACGTGGCGAAAGTCGCCGGCGCGTCGGCCTGGCAGCGGTTCAAGTACGTCACCTTCCCGATCATCCTGCCGACGGTGATGGTGGCGATGCTGTTCCGCACGATTCAGGCGATGCGGGTGTACGGCCTCATCGAGACGGTCGCCGGGTGTACGACCGTCCCGTCGCTGTCCTGTCTGGTGGTCACGACGTTCAACAACCGGATGCTCGGCTCCTCGGCGACGATCGCCTTCATCACCGCGGCGATCATCGCGGTGGCCGTCTCCGTGTACATCGTGGGCTACGTGCGAGGTGGACAATGA
- the azf gene encoding NAD-dependent glucose-6-phosphate dehydrogenase Azf: MDEPVLLTGAGGRVGQAILRHLGERFEWRLLDREPLSNAKLPAGVDADDVFISDITDDATVRHVVDGCRAVIHLAGDPRPEAPWDSVLQNNIDGTQTMLEAAVDTGVEKFVFASSNHAVGAYETDARTPDMYRTDDEFRLDGTELPRPSNLYGVSKATGEVLGRYYHDHHDLSVVNVRIGNLTEGHPPIDYERGQAMWLSYRDCAHLFERCVLADYDYEIVYGISGNDRRYYSIERAREVLGYDPQDNSAEWSGDEHVDGDR, from the coding sequence ATGGACGAGCCGGTTCTCTTGACAGGGGCGGGCGGACGGGTCGGACAGGCCATTCTGCGCCACCTCGGTGAGCGTTTCGAGTGGCGACTGCTGGACAGGGAACCGCTCTCGAACGCGAAACTCCCCGCCGGCGTCGACGCCGACGACGTGTTCATTTCGGACATCACCGACGACGCCACGGTCCGGCACGTCGTCGACGGCTGCCGCGCCGTGATCCACCTCGCGGGCGACCCGCGCCCGGAAGCGCCGTGGGACAGCGTCCTCCAGAACAACATCGACGGCACGCAGACGATGCTCGAGGCCGCCGTCGACACCGGCGTCGAAAAGTTCGTCTTCGCCTCCTCGAACCACGCCGTCGGCGCGTACGAGACCGACGCGCGCACGCCGGATATGTACCGCACCGACGACGAGTTCCGCCTCGACGGGACCGAACTGCCGCGACCGAGTAACCTCTACGGCGTGAGCAAAGCGACCGGCGAGGTGCTGGGCCGCTACTACCACGACCACCACGACCTCTCGGTCGTCAACGTCCGGATCGGCAACCTCACCGAGGGCCATCCGCCGATCGACTACGAGCGCGGGCAGGCGATGTGGCTCTCCTACCGCGACTGCGCGCATCTCTTCGAGCGCTGTGTGCTGGCCGACTACGACTACGAAATCGTCTACGGAATCTCCGGTAACGACCGGAGGTACTACTCGATCGAGCGCGCCCGCGAGGTCCTAGGGTACGACCCGCAGGACAACTCCGCGGAGTGGAGCGGCGACGAGCACGTCGACGGCGACCGCTGA
- a CDS encoding DUF2298 domain-containing protein: MEYALVARWLVLYLALFALGLPLVARLLPRSTGRGAGLAVPAALVVLSVPAYWVGQVTWGPLALAAGALTLLSASALAGLDLAALRRGRVRLAVDIDRDAAGDAAAVFLLGFAFVVAVRAFDPAVYPIGGEKFLDFGLLQTLERSTVLPPEDFWFANEPVKYYYGGHLTATLLAWLTATPPEFAYNLALAGFFAALVAAAFELAGAVSADRVRSGAIAEGRLSDPRSRRRIAGAAAVFFVGFASNLVTAGRFALLALPEPLRRGTAELVAARTGYTVERILAGAGSFSYWSASRVIPGTINEFPLFAWLNGDLHAHMMGTPALLLAAAVGYAYYRTPESDLQRRRGLLFAVLPVLAAWQAVQSTWSFPSVLALGWLAALFAPADPRTLLPAQERLRRTRPIRRLRAAASGSGDRDDPSESSPTSAATRELGRVAAALLVAAIATVLAGLLASPFLLGAAAGGGERSIELLGPEMRSGLGALLLVHGAFVVGLGAWLCAQIRIERPWFLLGALAAVAVVGTQIGFAALAVSVPLLLLAWVGLRTADSIGYGAVLVVAGAGLATIVELVYVNEQAGPGRMNTVFKTYSQVWVFWGTAMGVALADLLSGVAASGSASLSASDSSAADGTAARGVPWRRVATVALVIALVASTGVYGVLAVGSHFDRAAAGGPTLDATRFVETDHPEYAAAIEWVDEREGQPTLLEAPGTSRYDGGNDGRPNVMYSWYANPASSLTGVPTVAGWQHEVGYRGQAAYAERVRDVDAMYTGNASERARLLRQYEVEYIWVGPGERARYGSLSFGSDAIDVAHRSGDVTIYAVDRAALDAPASDE; encoded by the coding sequence ATGGAGTACGCCCTCGTCGCCCGCTGGCTGGTCCTCTATCTCGCCCTCTTCGCGCTCGGCCTCCCGCTCGTGGCCCGACTCCTCCCCCGGAGCACGGGCCGCGGCGCGGGGCTCGCCGTCCCCGCGGCGCTCGTGGTACTCAGCGTCCCCGCCTACTGGGTCGGACAGGTTACCTGGGGGCCGCTCGCGCTCGCCGCGGGCGCCCTGACGCTGCTTTCAGCCAGCGCGCTCGCCGGCCTCGACCTCGCCGCGCTCCGCCGCGGACGGGTCCGCCTCGCGGTCGACATCGACCGCGACGCCGCCGGCGACGCCGCGGCCGTGTTCCTCCTCGGATTCGCGTTCGTCGTCGCCGTGCGCGCGTTCGATCCGGCCGTCTATCCCATCGGCGGCGAGAAGTTCCTCGACTTCGGGCTCCTGCAGACGCTCGAACGGTCGACCGTCCTCCCGCCGGAGGACTTCTGGTTCGCGAACGAGCCGGTGAAGTACTACTACGGCGGCCACCTGACCGCGACGCTGCTTGCGTGGCTGACGGCCACGCCCCCCGAGTTCGCGTACAACCTCGCGCTCGCGGGCTTCTTCGCCGCGCTCGTCGCCGCCGCCTTCGAGTTGGCCGGCGCGGTGAGCGCCGACCGCGTCAGGTCGGGAGCCATCGCCGAGGGTCGCCTCTCGGACCCGCGGTCCCGGCGACGGATCGCCGGCGCGGCCGCCGTCTTCTTCGTCGGTTTCGCGAGCAACCTCGTCACCGCCGGTCGGTTCGCGCTGCTCGCGCTCCCGGAACCGCTCCGACGCGGGACCGCCGAACTCGTCGCCGCGCGGACCGGGTACACCGTCGAGCGGATCCTCGCGGGCGCGGGCTCGTTCAGCTACTGGAGCGCCTCGCGGGTCATCCCGGGCACGATAAACGAGTTCCCGCTCTTCGCGTGGCTCAACGGCGACCTCCACGCGCACATGATGGGTACGCCGGCGCTGCTGCTCGCCGCGGCGGTCGGGTACGCGTACTACCGGACTCCCGAGTCAGACCTTCAGCGGCGACGCGGGCTGCTCTTCGCCGTTCTCCCGGTCCTCGCCGCGTGGCAGGCCGTCCAGAGCACGTGGAGCTTCCCCAGCGTGCTCGCGCTCGGGTGGCTGGCGGCGCTGTTCGCGCCCGCCGACCCGCGGACGCTGCTGCCCGCGCAGGAACGGCTCCGTCGGACCAGGCCGATCCGGCGGCTCCGAGCGGCGGCGAGCGGTTCCGGTGACCGCGACGACCCGAGCGAGTCGTCGCCGACGTCGGCCGCGACTCGCGAACTGGGGCGCGTCGCGGCGGCCCTGCTCGTCGCTGCCATCGCGACCGTCCTCGCGGGGCTCCTCGCCTCGCCGTTCCTTCTCGGGGCAGCGGCGGGCGGCGGCGAGCGCTCGATCGAACTCCTCGGCCCGGAGATGCGGAGCGGCCTCGGCGCGCTGCTCCTGGTCCACGGCGCGTTCGTCGTCGGCCTCGGCGCGTGGCTCTGCGCCCAGATCCGGATCGAGCGGCCGTGGTTCCTCCTCGGCGCGCTCGCCGCGGTCGCCGTCGTCGGAACGCAGATCGGCTTCGCGGCGCTCGCGGTGTCGGTGCCGCTGCTCCTCCTCGCCTGGGTGGGGCTCCGAACCGCGGACTCGATCGGCTACGGGGCCGTGCTGGTCGTCGCCGGCGCGGGCCTCGCCACCATCGTGGAACTGGTGTACGTGAACGAACAGGCCGGCCCCGGGCGGATGAACACGGTGTTCAAGACGTACTCGCAGGTGTGGGTGTTCTGGGGGACGGCGATGGGCGTCGCGCTCGCAGACCTCCTCTCTGGGGTCGCGGCCTCGGGTTCCGCTTCGCTGTCGGCGTCGGATTCGTCCGCCGCCGACGGGACGGCGGCCCGCGGCGTCCCGTGGCGTCGCGTCGCGACCGTCGCGCTCGTGATCGCGCTGGTGGCGTCGACGGGCGTCTACGGAGTCCTCGCGGTCGGGAGTCACTTCGACCGTGCCGCCGCCGGCGGGCCGACGCTCGACGCCACGCGGTTCGTCGAAACCGACCACCCCGAGTACGCGGCGGCGATCGAGTGGGTCGACGAGCGCGAAGGACAGCCCACGCTGCTCGAAGCGCCCGGCACGTCGCGGTACGACGGCGGGAACGACGGTCGTCCGAATGTGATGTACAGCTGGTACGCCAATCCCGCGTCGAGTCTTACAGGGGTCCCGACGGTCGCGGGCTGGCAACACGAGGTCGGCTACCGGGGACAGGCGGCCTACGCCGAACGCGTCCGCGACGTCGACGCGATGTACACTGGCAACGCATCCGAGCGCGCGCGGTTGCTCCGCCAGTACGAGGTCGAGTACATCTGGGTCGGACCGGGCGAACGCGCCCGCTACGGGTCGCTCTCGTTCGGGAGCGACGCGATCGACGTCGCCCATCGCTCCGGCGACGTGACGATCTACGCGGTCGACCGCGCGGCGCTCGACGCGCCGGCGTCGGACGAGTGA
- a CDS encoding carbohydrate ABC transporter permease, with the protein MSDDGTRSDGGVQSERHEPELTRGPFQRWVGKAIKDPQRAYRAMFYVATIFFLLTTLFPFYFLLVLAVTPDTGSLAVLPQFNVLDFGVFLDVFDRINFFRYMLNSIVLALSTTAVVLFLASLAGYVFGRLTFPGRQPLMLLILAISYFPPAAFFVPLYQLFTGNVVNGLSLYNTPGAMILPFSSLFMPLSIFILTTFYGQIPDGLEDAARVEGTTRLGALFRVIVPLSAPGVATAGVLTFIAVYNEFFFSQLMNNGQPENWAPIVGGLLSLQRAGQFEVTYGVMAAGSIIAVIPVAILVVVAQEKIVSGLTSGALKE; encoded by the coding sequence ATGAGCGACGACGGAACCCGATCCGACGGCGGCGTCCAGTCCGAGCGCCACGAGCCGGAGCTTACTCGCGGACCGTTCCAGCGCTGGGTCGGCAAGGCGATCAAGGACCCGCAGCGCGCCTACCGCGCGATGTTCTACGTCGCGACGATCTTCTTCCTCCTGACGACGCTCTTTCCCTTCTACTTCCTCTTGGTGCTCGCGGTGACTCCCGACACCGGCAGTCTGGCGGTCCTCCCGCAGTTCAACGTGCTCGACTTCGGCGTGTTCCTCGACGTGTTCGACCGGATCAACTTCTTCCGGTACATGCTCAACAGCATCGTGCTGGCGCTGTCGACCACGGCCGTCGTCCTGTTCCTGGCCAGCCTGGCCGGGTACGTGTTCGGCCGGCTGACGTTCCCCGGCCGCCAACCGCTGATGCTCCTCATCCTGGCGATCAGTTACTTCCCGCCGGCGGCGTTCTTCGTCCCGCTGTACCAGCTGTTCACGGGGAACGTGGTGAACGGGCTGAGCCTCTACAACACGCCGGGGGCGATGATCCTCCCGTTCAGCTCGCTGTTTATGCCGCTGTCGATCTTCATTCTCACGACCTTCTACGGCCAGATCCCCGACGGGCTGGAGGACGCCGCCCGCGTCGAGGGCACGACCCGCCTGGGCGCGCTGTTCAGAGTGATCGTGCCGCTGTCGGCACCGGGCGTCGCCACCGCGGGCGTTCTCACGTTCATCGCGGTCTACAACGAGTTCTTCTTCAGTCAGCTGATGAACAACGGTCAGCCGGAGAACTGGGCGCCGATCGTCGGCGGCCTGCTCAGCCTCCAGCGGGCCGGACAGTTCGAGGTCACCTACGGCGTGATGGCGGCCGGGAGCATCATCGCGGTGATCCCCGTCGCCATCCTCGTCGTGGTCGCACAGGAGAAAATCGTTAGCGGACTCACCTCCGGAGCGCTCAAGGAGTAA
- a CDS encoding DUF5790 family protein, translating into MSSQSTLADDDLFGEAAAEMREEVESHLADARGELPDPDAVWETEADNVLGVLNALRSALDADDAQEHFRQAKKTFIVGQRADAFDDPDSLEAEIESVEELLTAIADAEELVGDLTGTMPQLRSQLQEAVEAGSAAGDAESESADEADADEAEA; encoded by the coding sequence ATGAGTAGCCAGAGCACACTCGCGGACGACGACCTGTTCGGAGAGGCCGCAGCGGAGATGCGCGAGGAGGTCGAGAGCCACCTCGCGGACGCGCGGGGCGAGTTGCCCGACCCCGACGCCGTGTGGGAGACCGAGGCCGACAACGTCCTCGGGGTGCTGAACGCCCTCCGATCGGCGCTCGACGCCGACGACGCCCAGGAGCACTTCCGGCAGGCGAAGAAGACCTTCATCGTCGGGCAGCGCGCGGACGCCTTCGACGACCCAGACTCTCTGGAGGCGGAGATCGAGTCCGTCGAGGAGCTGTTGACCGCCATCGCGGACGCCGAGGAACTCGTCGGCGACCTCACCGGGACGATGCCGCAACTGCGGAGCCAACTCCAGGAGGCCGTCGAAGCCGGGTCGGCCGCGGGCGACGCCGAGTCCGAAAGCGCGGACGAGGCTGACGCGGACGAGGCCGAAGCGTAG
- a CDS encoding glycosyltransferase, with product MTRSVGIVVPAYRPDPERLGGYLHALDERLDPTVLRVEVDAPRSGLRERLGALPDCVDLATVDARRGKGAAITAGFEALVDDVDVLAFADADGSTPADSFAAVVDAVASGEVDLATGSRRHPEADVASHQTFARRRLGDGFAWLARRFLDVQLYDYQCGAKALTAEAWREIRAHLYEPGFAWDIELLSVAGALDCRIGEVPVRWEDRPGSTVSTVGTTLRLARALVTSRHRARLLRDDRVHELLDARKPNEPSLVDRLAAAEAAEPAEAD from the coding sequence ATGACTCGTTCCGTCGGGATCGTCGTCCCCGCCTACCGGCCCGACCCCGAGCGTCTCGGCGGCTACCTCCACGCCCTCGACGAGCGCCTCGACCCCACCGTCCTCCGCGTCGAAGTCGACGCGCCCCGATCGGGTCTCCGTGAGCGACTGGGAGCCCTCCCCGACTGTGTGGACCTGGCGACGGTCGACGCCCGACGCGGAAAGGGCGCGGCGATCACCGCCGGTTTCGAGGCGCTCGTCGACGACGTCGACGTGCTGGCCTTCGCCGACGCCGACGGCAGCACCCCGGCCGACTCCTTCGCCGCCGTCGTCGACGCGGTCGCGTCGGGCGAGGTCGACCTCGCGACCGGGTCGCGCCGCCACCCCGAGGCCGACGTCGCCTCGCACCAGACGTTCGCCCGCCGTCGACTCGGCGACGGGTTCGCCTGGCTCGCGCGGCGGTTTCTCGACGTCCAGCTCTACGATTACCAGTGCGGCGCGAAGGCGCTCACCGCCGAGGCCTGGCGAGAGATCCGCGCGCACCTCTACGAGCCGGGGTTCGCCTGGGACATCGAACTGCTCTCGGTCGCCGGGGCGCTCGACTGTCGGATCGGCGAAGTCCCCGTCCGCTGGGAGGACCGCCCCGGGTCGACCGTTTCGACCGTCGGGACGACCCTGCGACTCGCCCGCGCGCTGGTGACGTCGCGGCACCGCGCACGCCTGCTCCGCGACGACCGCGTCCACGAACTGCTCGATGCCCGGAAACCGAACGAACCGTCGCTCGTCGACCGTCTCGCCGCGGCGGAGGCGGCCGAGCCCGCCGAGGCGGACTGA
- a CDS encoding helix-hairpin-helix domain-containing protein, with the protein MSIFDTILSSLRSLVGGERAEESEPSPGETTPGESGRSEGTVSVERESDRDATDASTESVIKGTDEAETESTDTGDDGEADEDEADASSAEGVAAETDAAASTETLVDEAEGKEPAEVVETAGEGDEAVSPAPDDDVETAEEAAAAETDAAASTETLVDEAAGQEPAEAVAPTEAPEDDERADDEAATDRTADDSDTEADAGSESAEEPSEPVETLKGIGPAYAERLGSIGIESVADLAAADPEEVADGIDVSEKRVSGWVDRARDES; encoded by the coding sequence ATGAGTATCTTCGATACGATCCTGTCGTCGCTGCGCTCGCTCGTCGGCGGGGAACGCGCCGAGGAATCCGAACCGTCGCCGGGTGAGACGACGCCCGGAGAGTCGGGCCGCTCGGAGGGGACGGTGTCCGTCGAGCGCGAGTCCGACCGGGATGCGACCGACGCGTCGACCGAGTCTGTGATCAAGGGAACCGACGAGGCCGAGACGGAATCGACCGACACCGGGGACGACGGCGAGGCGGACGAAGACGAAGCGGACGCGTCGTCGGCGGAGGGCGTCGCGGCCGAGACCGACGCCGCGGCGTCGACGGAGACGCTCGTCGACGAGGCGGAGGGCAAAGAGCCGGCCGAAGTGGTCGAAACGGCCGGCGAGGGCGACGAGGCGGTTTCCCCCGCACCCGACGACGACGTCGAGACGGCCGAGGAGGCGGCCGCGGCCGAGACCGACGCCGCGGCGTCGACGGAGACGCTCGTCGACGAGGCGGCGGGGCAGGAACCGGCCGAAGCCGTCGCGCCGACAGAGGCCCCCGAAGACGACGAGAGAGCGGACGACGAAGCCGCGACGGACCGCACTGCGGACGATTCCGACACCGAGGCCGACGCCGGGTCCGAATCCGCCGAGGAACCGAGCGAACCGGTCGAGACGCTCAAGGGGATCGGCCCCGCGTACGCCGAACGCCTCGGTTCGATCGGCATCGAATCGGTCGCGGACCTCGCAGCGGCCGACCCCGAGGAAGTCGCCGACGGGATCGACGTCTCCGAGAAGCGCGTCTCCGGCTGGGTCGATCGTGCACGGGACGAGTCGTAA
- a CDS encoding ABC transporter ATP-binding protein has protein sequence MARVQLEDVTKNYDDVTAVNDMNLDIRHGEFVCLVGPSGCGKSTTMEMVAGLTKPSEGTVRIGERDVTNLPPKDRGISMVFQNIALFPHMDVYENISFGLRLRDYEKEEIDRRVDEAAEVVELGGMLERMPDEMSGGQRQRVAIARAIVRDPDVFLMDEPLANLDAKLRVHMRTQLQRLHRELDTTIIYVTHNQAEAMTMSDRIAVLDTGELQQIDPPLVCYNEPANLFVATFIGSPSMNTIPGVVTDSGFSSDHGDIDVEFDPRAIGVTPGQEVTLGVRPEDVYVADKRDEVAHPTQPVPTRSDVLEPMGDEIFVYLVTEDVDLGGSMEEGSDPGEILMSVGPDSDIREEQDVEVVLDRSKLHLFDDQGDAVVHGLVETPGAGAVGEAEAEGDD, from the coding sequence ATGGCACGAGTACAACTCGAAGACGTTACCAAGAACTACGACGACGTAACGGCGGTCAACGATATGAACCTCGACATCCGGCACGGCGAGTTCGTCTGTCTCGTCGGACCGTCCGGATGCGGGAAATCGACCACGATGGAGATGGTCGCGGGGCTGACGAAGCCCTCCGAGGGAACCGTCCGCATCGGAGAGCGGGACGTGACGAACCTCCCGCCGAAGGACCGCGGGATCTCGATGGTGTTCCAGAACATCGCGCTGTTCCCGCACATGGACGTGTACGAGAACATCTCCTTCGGGCTTCGGCTCCGCGACTACGAGAAGGAGGAGATCGACCGCCGCGTCGACGAGGCCGCCGAGGTCGTCGAACTCGGCGGGATGCTCGAACGGATGCCCGACGAGATGTCCGGCGGGCAGCGACAGCGGGTGGCGATCGCACGGGCGATCGTTCGCGACCCGGACGTGTTCCTGATGGACGAGCCGCTGGCGAACCTCGACGCGAAGCTCCGCGTCCACATGCGGACGCAACTCCAGCGGCTCCACCGGGAGCTCGACACGACGATCATCTACGTCACGCACAACCAGGCGGAGGCGATGACGATGTCCGACCGGATCGCGGTGCTCGACACCGGCGAACTCCAGCAGATCGACCCCCCGCTCGTGTGCTACAACGAGCCGGCGAACCTGTTCGTGGCGACGTTCATCGGCTCCCCCTCGATGAACACGATCCCCGGGGTCGTCACCGACTCCGGATTCAGTTCCGACCACGGCGACATCGACGTCGAGTTCGACCCCCGGGCGATCGGCGTCACCCCGGGACAGGAGGTAACGCTCGGCGTCAGGCCCGAAGACGTGTACGTCGCCGACAAGCGCGACGAGGTCGCACACCCGACCCAGCCCGTCCCGACGCGCTCCGACGTCCTCGAACCGATGGGCGACGAGATCTTCGTCTACCTGGTGACCGAAGACGTCGACCTCGGCGGCAGTATGGAAGAGGGCTCTGACCCCGGCGAGATCCTGATGAGCGTCGGCCCCGACAGCGACATCCGGGAGGAACAGGACGTCGAGGTCGTGCTGGATCGCTCGAAGCTCCACCTCTTCGACGACCAGGGCGACGCCGTCGTTCACGGACTCGTCGAGACTCCCGGCGCGGGCGCCGTCGGGGAAGCGGAGGCAGAGGGAGACGACTGA